In Planctomycetia bacterium, the following are encoded in one genomic region:
- a CDS encoding DUF262 domain-containing protein, translating into MSKLRFEQKSVRQLRDCLERRVFAIPRLQREFVWNGPKAAALLDSIYRGMPIGALTIWETGRESSDLLRPSLNILPTFDTTNKQIWYLLDGQQRLSVLHQSFAGESRTNSQHRQVDFSHLCFRVSEDVEGEEIPRFSYRKPIDGEFVSVPTLLGRYWKSRLNYLDLPPRVIPSVALVSSRIKLGLFAERSVAKRPSLNGLGCRGSIAQRA; encoded by the coding sequence ATGAGTAAGCTACGGTTCGAGCAAAAGTCGGTTCGTCAACTTCGAGACTGCCTTGAACGTAGGGTATTTGCGATCCCACGGCTGCAGCGAGAGTTTGTATGGAATGGCCCAAAAGCCGCGGCGCTCTTGGACAGTATTTATCGTGGTATGCCGATAGGTGCATTGACGATTTGGGAGACGGGACGAGAAAGTAGCGACCTCCTTCGCCCCTCGCTTAACATTCTTCCTACCTTTGATACGACTAACAAGCAAATTTGGTATTTGCTCGACGGTCAACAACGTCTTTCGGTCCTTCACCAGTCGTTTGCCGGCGAATCACGTACCAATTCTCAGCATCGCCAAGTCGACTTCTCTCACCTTTGCTTTCGAGTATCGGAAGATGTGGAAGGCGAGGAAATTCCACGATTCTCCTATCGTAAACCGATAGATGGAGAATTCGTTTCCGTACCTACGCTTCTGGGGCGTTATTGGAAAAGCCGTCTGAATTATCTTGACCTGCCCCCACGCGTGATACCAAGTGTTGCGTTAGTTTCTTCAAGAATCAAGCTTGGTCTTTTCGCGGAGCGCAGCGTAGCGAAAAGACCAAGCTTGAACGGCCTCGGGTGCCGGGGGTCGATAGCCCAACGAGCTA